The following coding sequences are from one Lycium ferocissimum isolate CSIRO_LF1 chromosome 3, AGI_CSIRO_Lferr_CH_V1, whole genome shotgun sequence window:
- the LOC132049095 gene encoding uncharacterized protein At5g39865-like, translated as MGCSASRSYDFVTTDQQNPWNYSSSSHTQSPYSYSDSSSTPVSRTLSLPTPLVHHPAMRKGDTNHLVSLTSTTYGSLVLIEPQIPNPNPNPNPNYLIGTDTQDPLSPDSVINTWELMEGLDEFDFHMVTKSKSLDIQSELDTNELEKTYEFVEHSDSKPLWKHLSEEQLLSKMDPNVASSYRQALSSKRFGYKESDDCAKREIVSSIELESSNAGLKGIEDKIQPEIVSSIEKESSNGKLKGTEDKIQPEIVSSIELESSNANLLKGTEDKIVLYFTSLRGIRKTYEECCTVRMIFKGFRVCVDERDVSMDSSYRKELQSVLEGKMVNLPQVFIGGKYVGGAEEIKQLHEAGELAKLVEGFAVKKSGFVCESCGDARFVPCPNCSGSRKVFEEEEGKLRRCPNCNENGLIRCPGCCP; from the coding sequence ATGGGTTGCTCAGCTTCACGTTCTTATGACTTTGTCACAACAGATCAGCAAAATCCATGGAATTATTCATCTTCTTCACATACACAATCTCCATATTCATACTCAGATTCATCTTCAACTCCAGTTTCAAGAACACTTTCACTTCCTACTCCTTTAGTTCATCATCCTGCTATGAGAAAAGGAGACACAAATCATTTGGTTTCTCTTACTTCCACCACTTATGGTTCACTTGTCTTAATTGAACCCCAAATTCCAAACCCTAACCCTAACCCTAACCCTAATTACCTAATTGGGACTGACACACAAGACCCTTTATCTCCTGATTCAGTAATCAACACATGGGAGCTAATGGAAGGGCTTGATGAGTTTGATTTCCATATGGTTACTAAGTCCAAGAGTCTTGATATTCAAAGTGAGTTAGATACAAATGAGTTGGAAAAAACCTATGAGTTTGTTGAGCACTCGGATTCGAAgccgttatggaagcatttgtCTGAGGAACAATTGCTTTCTAAAATGGATCCTAATGTAGCTTCAAGCTATAGACAAGCATTGTCTTCCAAAAGATTCGGATACAAAGAGTCGGATGATTGTGCAAAGCGTGAAATTGTTAGTTCTATAGAGTTAGAGTCAAGTAATGCAGGCTTAAAGGGTATAGAGGATAAAATACAGCCCGAAATTGTTAGTTCGATAGAGAAAGAGTCAAGTAATGGAAAGTTAAAGGGTACAGAGGATAAAATACAGCCCGAAATTGTTAGCTCGATAGAGTTAGAGTCAAGTAATGCAAATTTATTGAAGGGTACAGAGGATAAGATTGTTCTGTATTTTACTAGTTTAAGAGGAATCAGGAAGACTTATGAAGAATGCTGCACCGTGCGAATGATCTTTAAAGGGTTTCGGGTATGTGTGGATGAAAGAGATGTATCTATGGATTCATCATATAGAAAAGAGTTGCAAAGCGTTTTGGAAGGGAAGATGGTTAATTTGCCTCAGGTGTTTATTGGAGGAAAGTACGTTGGTGGTGCGGAAGAGATTAAGCAACTTCATGAGGCTGGAGAACTGGCTAAGCTTGTGGAAGGGTTTGCAGTTAAGAAATCCGGTTTCGTTTGTGAAAGCTGTGGCGATGCGAGGTTTGTACCCTGCCCGAATTGCAGTGGGAGTCGCAAAGTATTTGAAGAGGAGGAAGGGAAGTTGAGGAGGTGCCCTAATTGTAATGAAAATGGATTGATTCGATGCCCTGGCTGTTGCCCATGA